In Turicibacter sanguinis, a genomic segment contains:
- a CDS encoding DUF6512 family protein translates to MSYFDTVPPQKWILKGIIGLFVLAVGFHFIYDLTGQNMVAGIFSPVNESTWEHCKVILWPTILWWTIYYFVKRHTYRIDAAKWFTSQFISLVVAILAVPVMYYFYTGAFGIENMAIDIFIVFLAFLVGQYVGYRNYKYGKGIHEMIALFLIAVIVILFIWFTFNPIHIPLFQDPTTGLYGIS, encoded by the coding sequence ATGTCATACTTTGATACTGTCCCCCCTCAAAAATGGATTTTAAAAGGGATTATCGGGCTATTTGTTTTAGCAGTTGGATTTCATTTTATCTATGATTTAACAGGACAAAATATGGTAGCGGGAATCTTCTCACCAGTGAATGAAAGTACATGGGAGCATTGTAAGGTTATTTTATGGCCGACTATTTTGTGGTGGACCATTTATTATTTTGTAAAACGTCATACGTATCGAATTGATGCTGCGAAATGGTTTACGAGCCAATTTATCTCTTTAGTCGTTGCAATACTTGCTGTTCCGGTTATGTATTACTTTTATACTGGTGCCTTTGGTATTGAAAATATGGCAATTGATATCTTTATCGTCTTTTTAGCTTTTCTAGTTGGACAGTACGTTGGATATCGAAATTATAAATATGGAAAAGGAATTCATGAAATGATTGCTTTGTTTTTGATTGCAGTCATTGTGATACTTTTTATTTGGTTCACTTTTAATCCGATTCATATCCCACTATTTCAAGATCCAACGACGGGTCTATATGGAATAAGTTGA
- a CDS encoding nitrite/sulfite reductase, with amino-acid sequence MSQLKEVLRNEMKVFREKGHQFVNGELNMMQFKHVSGGFGVYAHKGGKEFMIRLRIPSGMLTFDQLNTVYNLATKYHMERIHLTTRQAIQLHGLSIDEVCDLMEEALDHDIYTRGAGGNFPRNVAISPLSGVNPLEAFDVTPYAWAAGDYFLKQIYTYHLPRKLKVSFSSSNADEGHCTVQDLGFLAVTQEGQHYFEVYLGGGLGQNPRLAVKYPTLINPNDVLYHLEAMVNLFKAEGDYENRNKARVRYIVERMGEEAFIEAYQKHLDEAKNKGGLELNITPQEIHKIGCECDVESKRLFAQKQEGLYSVYLHPIGGQFEVADLKKILDYLANIEGVDIRLAMTEGVYFRNLTGKEAKGLLELTESMGGDTPFEHSVACIGIPTCQIGLCNSQGVLKQTMEYFKEKQCKTELLPAVHFSGCGNSCGVHQISGIGFTGKKKKVGATVEECFTLWIGGKYEVGKTRLGEVFGEIQKTRIPEFLYELALLVEESGLDFESYIKQNEEQLKEITQKYLV; translated from the coding sequence ATGAGTCAGTTAAAAGAAGTGCTTCGTAACGAAATGAAGGTTTTTCGTGAGAAGGGGCATCAATTTGTTAATGGTGAACTAAATATGATGCAATTTAAACATGTCTCAGGAGGATTTGGGGTCTATGCCCATAAAGGTGGAAAAGAATTCATGATTCGACTTCGTATTCCTTCTGGGATGTTAACATTTGATCAGTTGAATACAGTTTATAATCTGGCTACAAAATATCATATGGAACGAATTCATTTAACAACACGTCAAGCCATTCAACTGCATGGTTTATCAATTGATGAAGTATGTGATTTAATGGAAGAAGCACTTGACCATGATATTTACACACGAGGTGCTGGTGGAAACTTTCCACGAAATGTTGCTATTTCTCCACTCTCTGGTGTAAATCCACTTGAGGCTTTTGATGTGACACCGTATGCATGGGCCGCAGGTGATTACTTCTTAAAACAAATTTATACGTATCATTTACCTCGTAAATTAAAAGTCTCTTTTTCAAGCAGTAATGCGGATGAGGGACATTGTACCGTACAAGATTTAGGTTTCTTAGCGGTAACTCAGGAAGGTCAGCATTATTTTGAAGTTTATTTAGGTGGGGGTCTTGGACAAAATCCTAGACTAGCAGTTAAATATCCAACGTTAATTAATCCAAATGATGTTCTTTATCATTTAGAAGCAATGGTTAATTTATTTAAAGCTGAAGGTGATTATGAAAATCGTAATAAGGCCCGTGTTCGATATATCGTAGAACGAATGGGTGAAGAAGCTTTTATTGAAGCTTATCAAAAGCATTTAGATGAGGCAAAAAATAAAGGTGGTTTAGAATTAAATATTACACCACAAGAAATTCATAAAATTGGTTGTGAGTGTGACGTAGAATCAAAACGCCTTTTTGCACAAAAACAAGAAGGGTTATATAGTGTTTATCTTCACCCGATTGGTGGACAATTCGAAGTAGCAGATTTGAAAAAAATCTTAGATTATTTAGCTAATATTGAAGGGGTAGACATTCGTTTGGCTATGACCGAAGGTGTTTATTTTAGAAACTTAACGGGTAAAGAAGCAAAAGGATTGTTAGAATTAACTGAATCGATGGGAGGAGACACTCCGTTTGAGCATAGTGTTGCTTGTATCGGAATTCCAACTTGTCAAATTGGATTATGTAATAGTCAAGGTGTATTAAAACAGACAATGGAATATTTTAAGGAAAAACAATGTAAAACAGAATTACTTCCCGCTGTTCATTTTTCAGGGTGTGGAAATTCTTGTGGAGTACATCAAATTAGTGGAATCGGATTTACGGGTAAAAAGAAAAAGGTTGGTGCTACTGTAGAAGAATGCTTCACATTATGGATTGGTGGTAAATATGAAGTAGGAAAAACTCGTCTTGGTGAAGTCTTTGGTGAAATTCAAAAAACACGTATTCCAGAATTTTTATATGAACTAGCTCTTTTAGTTGAAGAGTCAGGACTAGACTTTGAAAGTTATATTAAGCAAAATGAAGAACAATTAAAAGAAATTACTCAAAAATACCTTGTTTAA
- a CDS encoding ABC transporter permease subunit has translation MINLTLFKRELKASYKVFLIIFAVLMMYTGIITGMFDPKLGEVLEQFTQVMPELMSAFGMTNPGTTLIEFLASYLYGFLFLVFPMIFEIILANRLVARYVDQGSMAYLLASPLTRGKIILTQATVMWTSLGALIMLITLGEIGFAQLMFPGELDMMILFRMNIGLYVLHLAISGICFFASCISNEIKLSYSIGAGVPILFFLIQMLSNVGEKLEIFKYFTIFSLYPSSQIASGEKSAYGFMCILLMIALALYALGGYLFTKRDLPV, from the coding sequence GTGATAAATTTGACCTTGTTTAAACGAGAACTTAAAGCTAGCTACAAAGTTTTTCTTATTATTTTTGCTGTCTTAATGATGTATACAGGGATTATTACAGGAATGTTTGATCCAAAACTTGGAGAAGTGCTAGAACAATTTACACAGGTAATGCCAGAGTTAATGAGTGCCTTTGGAATGACGAATCCTGGAACAACGTTAATTGAATTTCTAGCTTCGTACCTTTATGGATTTTTGTTTCTCGTTTTCCCCATGATTTTTGAAATCATTTTGGCCAATCGTTTGGTTGCGCGTTATGTTGATCAAGGATCAATGGCTTATTTATTAGCCTCTCCTCTCACGAGAGGAAAAATTATCTTAACTCAAGCAACTGTGATGTGGACAAGTCTAGGTGCTTTAATTATGTTAATAACACTTGGTGAGATAGGTTTTGCACAGTTGATGTTCCCAGGAGAGTTAGATATGATGATTCTTTTTAGGATGAATATTGGTTTATACGTCCTACATTTAGCTATTAGCGGAATTTGTTTTTTTGCCTCTTGCATCAGCAATGAAATTAAATTATCCTATTCAATAGGAGCCGGTGTGCCTATTTTATTTTTCTTAATCCAGATGTTATCTAATGTTGGAGAAAAGTTAGAAATCTTTAAATATTTTACGATTTTTAGTTTATACCCTTCTAGTCAAATAGCATCAGGTGAAAAAAGTGCATATGGTTTTATGTGCATCTTGTTGATGATTGCACTGGCTCTATATGCATTAGGGGGATATCTATTTACGAAAAGAGATTTACCTGTCTAG
- a CDS encoding ABC transporter ATP-binding protein, which translates to MSVIEINQLTKDYGGGRGIFNVSLSVSKGEVFGFLGPNGAGKSTTIRHLMGFIHGNSGSCKINGLDCMEDRSRIQKKLGYLPGEIAFMDDMTGIAFIKFAASVRGMKDLSRAYELMEMFELNASGKIKKMSKGMKQKVGIVCAFMHDPEILILDEPTSGLDPLMQNRFIELILSEKERGKTIFMSSHIFEEIERTCDRTAMIKDGHLIAVEDVNSIKASKHKSYVLTFATEEEASRFTTDVTDAKLISPIKVKVHYQGTLPPFLKLISEYKIMDLDTTTPTLEELFLHFYGRG; encoded by the coding sequence ATGAGTGTCATTGAAATTAATCAATTAACGAAAGATTACGGGGGAGGACGTGGGATCTTCAATGTGTCATTATCAGTATCTAAGGGTGAGGTCTTTGGTTTTTTAGGACCAAATGGAGCTGGTAAATCGACGACTATTCGTCACTTAATGGGTTTTATTCATGGTAATTCAGGGAGTTGTAAAATTAATGGATTAGACTGTATGGAAGATCGATCACGTATTCAAAAAAAGTTGGGATACCTTCCGGGGGAAATTGCTTTTATGGATGATATGACAGGAATCGCCTTTATTAAATTTGCGGCTAGTGTACGGGGAATGAAAGATTTAAGCCGAGCCTATGAATTAATGGAAATGTTTGAGCTTAATGCGAGTGGAAAAATTAAAAAGATGTCTAAAGGAATGAAACAAAAAGTTGGGATTGTTTGTGCTTTTATGCATGATCCAGAAATTTTAATTTTAGATGAACCGACGAGTGGTCTAGACCCTCTTATGCAAAATCGTTTTATTGAACTTATTTTGTCAGAGAAAGAAAGAGGGAAAACAATTTTTATGTCATCACATATTTTTGAAGAAATAGAAAGAACATGTGATCGAACGGCAATGATTAAAGATGGACATCTGATTGCGGTTGAGGATGTGAATTCAATTAAGGCATCAAAGCATAAATCCTATGTCTTAACATTTGCAACAGAAGAAGAGGCTAGCAGATTCACAACTGACGTGACAGATGCAAAGCTTATCTCGCCTATAAAAGTTAAGGTTCATTATCAGGGGACGCTACCTCCATTTTTAAAACTCATCTCAGAGTATAAAATTATGGACTTAGATACAACAACACCAACACTAGAAGAATTGTTTTTACATTTTTATGGGAGGGGATAG
- a CDS encoding YoaK family protein, with protein sequence MNQEVKMHETMRVGILLAFVGGFLDVYTYLLRGGVFANAQTGNMVLLTLQISQGHFVQALYYLVPIIAFFMGAVVTEIVKKHDYWHEYVLVIEIILLFGVGLYPLSYPPIIVNSMVSFICAMQISSFKKLHGFAYATTVCTGNLRSAAENLTAYCLHHHQESKIKCLSYIIIIGSFCFGAIMGSTLISYLSIYAVWICSGVLSLVLVILIKDNLADFLMINNFFKSEKIESK encoded by the coding sequence ATGAATCAGGAAGTAAAAATGCATGAAACAATGCGAGTTGGAATTTTATTAGCTTTTGTTGGAGGTTTTTTGGATGTGTATACTTATTTATTAAGAGGGGGCGTTTTTGCTAATGCTCAGACAGGGAACATGGTTTTATTGACCTTACAAATTTCTCAGGGACATTTTGTTCAAGCTCTTTATTATCTTGTCCCAATTATTGCTTTTTTTATGGGAGCAGTTGTAACAGAAATTGTAAAGAAGCATGATTATTGGCATGAATATGTTTTAGTGATTGAGATTATTCTGTTATTTGGCGTTGGCTTATATCCGTTAAGTTATCCTCCAATCATTGTTAATTCAATGGTATCTTTTATTTGTGCGATGCAAATTAGTAGTTTTAAGAAACTTCATGGTTTTGCTTATGCGACAACGGTTTGTACGGGGAATCTTCGTTCGGCAGCGGAAAATTTGACAGCTTACTGTTTGCACCATCATCAAGAATCTAAAATAAAATGTTTGAGTTATATCATTATTATTGGTTCTTTTTGTTTTGGTGCTATTATGGGTTCAACTTTGATTAGTTATTTAAGTATTTATGCAGTCTGGATTTGTAGTGGTGTTTTAAGTCTTGTGTTAGTAATCTTAATCAAAGACAATTTGGCTGATTTTTTGATGATTAATAATTTTTTTAAAAGTGAGAAGATAGAGTCTAAATGA
- a CDS encoding DUF1653 domain-containing protein has protein sequence MSQTIQLGKYRHFKGQEYEVLAIAKHSETLEEMVVYKALYGEFGTWVRPASMWTETITRDGQTFKRFEKIEE, from the coding sequence ATGTCACAGACAATTCAATTAGGAAAGTATAGACATTTTAAAGGGCAGGAGTATGAAGTATTAGCTATTGCTAAACATTCAGAAACTCTTGAAGAAATGGTTGTGTATAAAGCCTTATATGGTGAATTTGGTACTTGGGTACGTCCGGCTAGTATGTGGACTGAGACTATTACAAGGGATGGTCAAACGTTTAAACGATTTGAAAAGATAGAAGAATAA
- a CDS encoding DUF2164 domain-containing protein, with the protein MKDCISKKQKEEMISKLQTYFLKERDEELGHLSAELMLDFLIDTMGPHFYNKGLEDAQRYMIERVDELLDLQK; encoded by the coding sequence ATGAAGGACTGTATAAGTAAGAAACAAAAAGAGGAAATGATTTCAAAGCTTCAAACCTATTTTTTAAAAGAACGTGATGAGGAGTTAGGACACTTATCGGCAGAATTAATGCTCGATTTTTTGATTGATACAATGGGGCCACATTTTTATAATAAAGGGTTAGAAGATGCGCAGCGATATATGATCGAACGCGTAGATGAATTACTAGATTTACAAAAGTGA
- a CDS encoding ABC transporter permease — translation MNLINIIQGALINIKANKVRVFLTMIGIIIGISSVVVILAIGDGVKAYFAETTSELGGNKIEVSFYPNNYDDLATIKPITDDDILMIEEIKGVSKAEINKDFYGESSSDSSPTYLSGSASIFGQSTSIFAEAYENYPEPELAAGRYFESSDVLNDVIVITYQNALSLFSSPEEAIGVAIDINSTMYEIIGVQAKPASIFDWSYDLVQQASLDRTPVTLVDETEFAPRSAYIYIENGFDYDAVISEVIKSLEEAHEGINGSYESWNPGDMVKEMNEMISAITLFIAFISAISLLVGGIGVMNIMYVSVTERRREIGIRRAIGATPNSILLQFLFEAMFVTLIGGIIGILTGFVLSQIVGLFLPFTPILSLSAFVGASSTSIIIGIIFGIVPARKAANLEPIKAIYN, via the coding sequence ATGAATTTAATTAATATTATTCAAGGAGCTTTGATTAATATTAAGGCGAATAAAGTCCGCGTATTCTTGACGATGATTGGAATTATTATTGGGATTAGTTCTGTTGTTGTTATTTTAGCAATTGGTGATGGGGTAAAGGCCTACTTTGCTGAGACGACATCTGAACTTGGGGGAAATAAAATTGAAGTCAGTTTTTATCCGAATAATTATGACGATTTGGCAACGATAAAGCCAATCACAGATGATGATATCCTTATGATTGAAGAAATTAAAGGTGTTAGCAAAGCTGAAATTAATAAAGATTTTTATGGAGAATCTTCTTCAGATAGTTCTCCTACTTACCTATCAGGATCGGCTAGTATCTTTGGACAAAGTACATCGATTTTTGCCGAAGCATATGAAAATTATCCAGAGCCAGAACTTGCGGCAGGAAGATATTTTGAGAGTAGTGATGTTTTAAATGATGTTATCGTCATTACTTATCAAAATGCATTAAGTTTATTTAGTAGTCCAGAAGAGGCTATTGGAGTCGCTATCGATATAAATTCAACTATGTATGAGATTATCGGTGTACAAGCTAAACCAGCTAGTATCTTTGATTGGAGTTATGATTTAGTTCAACAGGCTTCACTTGATCGAACCCCTGTTACTTTAGTGGATGAGACAGAGTTTGCGCCTAGAAGTGCCTATATCTATATCGAAAATGGTTTTGACTACGATGCCGTAATCAGTGAGGTTATTAAGTCACTTGAAGAAGCGCATGAAGGAATTAATGGAAGCTATGAATCTTGGAATCCAGGTGATATGGTTAAAGAAATGAATGAGATGATTTCAGCGATTACCCTGTTTATTGCTTTTATTTCGGCGATTTCATTACTTGTAGGTGGAATTGGTGTCATGAATATCATGTACGTTTCGGTAACAGAACGTAGACGAGAAATTGGAATTCGTCGTGCCATTGGAGCAACTCCAAATTCTATTCTGTTACAATTTCTATTTGAAGCAATGTTTGTGACATTAATCGGTGGGATTATCGGGATTTTAACTGGTTTTGTATTATCTCAGATCGTTGGATTATTCTTACCATTTACTCCAATTTTATCACTATCTGCCTTTGTTGGGGCTTCTTCAACTTCGATTATTATCGGAATTATATTTGGAATTGTTCCAGCCCGTAAAGCTGCAAATTTAGAACCAATTAAAGCAATTTATAACTAG
- a CDS encoding ABC transporter ATP-binding protein, translating into MSNLIELRNIQKYYDVGKDKLHVLKSVNLNIETGDFVVIMGKSGGGKSTLLNVLGLLDRFEEGEYIFDGKDVTHLTEVERSHFRNRNIGFIFQQFHLIGTLTIGQNIELPLQYDNRLGKKERLERVKHQLQMVGLLEKINQYPHELSGGQQQRISIARALINEPQLIFADEPTGALDTNTSNEIMNILYNLNQAGKTIVMVTHDPDLVKYASKVIYLRDGVFNEEVMS; encoded by the coding sequence GTGAGTAATTTAATTGAATTAAGAAATATTCAAAAGTATTATGATGTGGGAAAAGATAAGCTACATGTTTTAAAGTCAGTGAATTTGAACATTGAAACAGGTGATTTTGTTGTCATTATGGGGAAATCAGGAGGTGGGAAGTCGACGTTATTAAATGTCCTTGGTCTTTTAGATCGATTTGAGGAAGGTGAGTATATCTTTGATGGTAAAGATGTCACGCATTTAACTGAAGTTGAACGATCTCATTTTAGAAATCGAAATATTGGATTTATCTTTCAACAGTTTCATTTAATTGGAACGTTAACAATTGGACAAAATATCGAATTACCGCTTCAGTACGACAACAGACTTGGAAAAAAAGAGCGACTTGAGAGAGTAAAACACCAACTTCAAATGGTCGGCCTTTTAGAAAAAATAAATCAGTATCCACATGAATTATCGGGGGGACAGCAACAACGTATTTCGATTGCTCGTGCCCTAATTAATGAACCACAACTAATTTTTGCAGATGAACCAACAGGGGCTTTAGATACAAATACAAGTAATGAAATTATGAACATTTTATATAATTTAAATCAAGCAGGAAAAACAATCGTCATGGTGACACATGACCCTGATTTAGTGAAGTATGCCTCTAAAGTCATTTACCTGCGTGATGGGGTATTCAATGAAGAGGTGATGTCATGA
- a CDS encoding biotin/lipoyl-binding protein, producing MLKKKKIVIGVGASLLTLMLIVGVMKFNSQPEVEPQMQFQNTYVVPNQKKVILSGSVIPSQYTTFTKDVTKGEEMTINVSHGDSVQVGDVLITYHNAEITSQINDLNEQIATLNAKKAKLSSEGTPAAKSVNKQIKSIEDQKSKLQQETKSQVNQILKKLDELVKQKNELNPDDENDAALVADLDAQIESCYVQKNELEYNLPGQVAEFDTQISDLRSQLSDEDQETFNNLDEQINTLVKEKTKLEEKEYIKEVAPFSGVVSLVEDSSSENPVVLKLKSPDFYVTASVGEKDYAKISVGMEAETLLIATNKTVSGKITFIDEDPLQATNTSGTSTSSTYLVKVSLDDQSELVNGYQAQVSIKLADQLISIPTEAIVVEGDSHYVYVENGGEFAKQKIEVAGEEQGYTKVKSGLKEKDEILINPSEGETSE from the coding sequence ATGTTGAAGAAGAAAAAAATCGTTATTGGGGTGGGAGCTAGTCTTCTTACACTCATGCTAATAGTAGGCGTTATGAAATTTAATTCACAACCAGAAGTGGAACCGCAAATGCAATTTCAAAATACATATGTTGTTCCAAATCAAAAGAAAGTTATTTTATCAGGAAGTGTGATTCCATCACAATATACGACGTTCACAAAGGATGTGACGAAAGGTGAAGAAATGACGATTAATGTGAGTCATGGAGATTCAGTTCAAGTTGGTGATGTGTTAATCACTTATCATAATGCTGAAATCACGAGTCAAATTAATGATTTAAATGAACAGATTGCGACATTGAATGCTAAGAAAGCAAAATTATCGAGTGAAGGGACACCTGCAGCAAAGTCGGTGAATAAACAAATTAAATCGATTGAGGACCAAAAGTCAAAATTACAACAAGAAACTAAATCTCAAGTGAATCAGATTTTAAAGAAACTTGATGAATTAGTAAAACAAAAAAATGAGTTAAACCCAGATGATGAGAATGATGCCGCATTAGTGGCAGACCTTGACGCTCAAATTGAAAGCTGCTATGTTCAAAAGAATGAATTAGAATATAATTTACCCGGACAGGTAGCAGAATTTGATACACAGATTAGTGATTTAAGAAGTCAGCTAAGTGATGAAGATCAAGAAACATTTAATAATTTAGACGAGCAAATTAACACGCTAGTTAAAGAAAAAACAAAACTTGAAGAAAAAGAATATATCAAAGAAGTTGCTCCATTTAGTGGTGTTGTTTCACTTGTTGAAGATTCAAGTTCAGAAAATCCAGTTGTTTTAAAGTTAAAGAGCCCTGATTTTTATGTCACAGCATCAGTTGGAGAAAAGGATTATGCGAAGATCAGTGTTGGAATGGAAGCTGAGACCTTATTAATTGCGACGAATAAAACGGTGAGTGGCAAAATTACCTTTATTGATGAAGATCCACTTCAAGCGACAAATACTTCAGGTACTTCAACATCATCGACGTATCTTGTAAAAGTTAGTTTAGATGATCAATCTGAACTCGTGAATGGGTATCAAGCTCAAGTTTCTATCAAATTAGCCGATCAATTAATTAGTATTCCAACCGAGGCGATTGTAGTTGAGGGTGATAGTCATTATGTTTATGTAGAAAATGGGGGAGAGTTTGCCAAACAAAAGATTGAGGTTGCAGGAGAAGAACAAGGCTATACAAAAGTTAAATCTGGATTAAAAGAGAAGGATGAGATTTTAATCAACCCAAGTGAAGGTGAAACTAGTGAGTAA
- a CDS encoding HAD family hydrolase: protein MIKFIATDMDGTLLNSQNEIHPSFYETFKKLKEKDIIFAIASGRQYYNLAKRFEELKDDLMFIAENGTFVMYKGEEVLINALDKQVAKELIEVGRQIDNAYIIVCGKKAAYIENTDERFVEQVQKYYESRQVVKSFDEVDDDILKVTICDFSGSEKNAYPYYKDYYETQQVSVSGEIWLDITAKGANKGYAIEHVKKLFKLEHEQTAAFGDYLNDLEMMQSVYHSFAMANAHEQLKQVSRFMAKSNDENGVVEKIEELLSMME, encoded by the coding sequence ATGATTAAATTTATTGCGACTGATATGGATGGGACTTTATTAAATAGTCAAAATGAAATTCACCCATCATTTTATGAAACATTTAAAAAGTTAAAGGAAAAAGATATTATTTTTGCGATTGCAAGTGGACGCCAATACTATAACCTAGCCAAACGTTTTGAAGAATTAAAGGATGATTTAATGTTTATCGCAGAGAATGGAACGTTTGTGATGTATAAAGGTGAAGAGGTATTAATTAACGCTTTAGACAAACAAGTCGCCAAAGAATTAATTGAAGTGGGACGTCAAATTGATAATGCTTATATTATTGTCTGCGGAAAAAAGGCAGCCTATATTGAGAATACAGATGAAAGATTTGTGGAACAAGTTCAAAAATATTATGAAAGTCGTCAAGTCGTGAAGAGTTTTGATGAAGTGGACGATGATATTTTAAAAGTAACGATTTGCGACTTCTCAGGCTCAGAAAAAAATGCGTATCCATATTATAAAGATTATTATGAAACCCAACAGGTGTCGGTATCGGGCGAAATCTGGTTAGATATTACTGCTAAAGGTGCTAATAAAGGATATGCGATTGAACACGTTAAAAAATTATTTAAGTTAGAGCATGAACAAACGGCCGCCTTTGGGGATTACTTGAATGATTTAGAGATGATGCAAAGTGTTTACCATAGTTTTGCGATGGCAAATGCTCACGAACAGTTAAAACAAGTTTCAAGATTCATGGCGAAAAGTAATGATGAGAATGGTGTTGTCGAAAAGATTGAAGAATTACTTTCAATGATGGAATAA
- a CDS encoding DeoR/GlpR family DNA-binding transcription regulator, whose product MFLQERLDKIEELLLIEGKVLVRDLSEQFKVSESMIRKDLQMLEKQGRLKRTYGGAISIRPLVHDQGVNTRMHHDLDKKELIAKRAIPFINEGEVIFLDISSTNFALAKQLSKLNKRLTIVTNMIEIPPLFSANIFVEVIMVGGQYNATLGGMIGALANEQIAMCKFDKSFIGVGGINVDENFISNFNAEESITKKTIIKSSKEVFVLIENEKFNRDGSYQFATLQDITHLMTDAKLEGRIKEKLEQTGLNISCE is encoded by the coding sequence GTGTTTTTACAAGAGCGATTAGATAAAATTGAGGAACTATTATTGATTGAGGGAAAAGTTTTAGTTCGAGATTTAAGTGAACAATTTAAGGTTTCAGAAAGCATGATTCGAAAAGATTTGCAAATGCTTGAAAAACAGGGGCGTTTAAAGCGAACATACGGAGGTGCTATTAGCATCCGTCCACTCGTTCACGATCAGGGAGTTAATACTCGAATGCATCATGATTTAGATAAAAAAGAGCTAATTGCTAAACGTGCGATTCCATTTATTAATGAAGGAGAAGTTATTTTTTTAGATATTTCAAGTACAAACTTTGCTCTCGCTAAACAATTATCTAAATTAAATAAACGTTTAACGATTGTGACAAATATGATTGAAATCCCCCCTTTATTTTCAGCTAACATATTTGTTGAAGTTATTATGGTTGGTGGTCAATATAATGCGACACTTGGTGGGATGATTGGGGCCCTTGCCAATGAGCAAATTGCGATGTGTAAATTCGATAAAAGCTTTATCGGTGTTGGTGGAATTAATGTGGATGAGAACTTTATTAGCAATTTTAATGCGGAAGAATCGATAACGAAGAAAACCATTATTAAATCATCTAAGGAAGTTTTCGTCCTAATAGAAAATGAAAAGTTTAACCGTGATGGATCTTATCAATTTGCCACGTTACAAGATATTACGCATCTCATGACGGATGCTAAGTTAGAAGGGCGTATTAAAGAAAAGTTAGAACAAACAGGTCTTAACATTAGCTGTGAATAG